The following coding sequences are from one Cervus canadensis isolate Bull #8, Minnesota chromosome 4, ASM1932006v1, whole genome shotgun sequence window:
- the LOC122440930 gene encoding olfactory receptor 18-like translates to MYLVNILGNLFIILAVTSDPHLHTPMYFFLSNLSLADIGLVSTTVPKMIVNIQTHSRVISYEGCLTQMSIFLLFGCMDGTLLTAMAYDRLVAICHPLHYMAIMSPRLCCLLVLVSFFVSLLESQLHNWIALQLTCFKDVEISNIFCHPSQLLKLACCDTLTNNVIMYTAGAVFGFLPVSGIFFSYCKILSSVLRVPSSGGMNKAFSTCGSHMAVVCLFYITGIDVYLSSAISQPSRKFAVASVMYTVLTPMLNPFIYSLRNKDIKRAMRRFLSKMFYT, encoded by the coding sequence ATGTACCTGGTCAACATTTTAGGGAACCTGTTCATCATCCTGGCTGTCACCTctgacccccacctccacacccccatgtacttcttcctctccaacctgtccttGGCTGACATTGGTTTGGTCTCCACCACAGTCCCCAAGATGATTGTGAACATCCAAACTCACAGCAGAGTCATCTCCTATGAAGGCTGCCTGACACAGAtgtctatttttctcctttttggatGTATGGATGGTACTCTTCTCACTGCAATGGCTTATGACCGGCTTGTGGCCATCTGTCATCCACTGCACTACATGGCCATCATGAGCCCACGCCTCTGTTGCCTCTTAGTTTTGGTGTCTTTTTTTGTTAGTCTTTTGGAGTCACAGCTGCACAACTGGATTGCATTACAACTCACCTGCTTCAAAGATGTAGAAATTTCTAATATCTTCTGTCACCCTTCTCAACTCCTCAAGCTTGCCTGTTGTGACACTTTGACCAATAACGTAATCATGTATACTGCTGGTGCCGTCTTTGGTTTTCTTCCTGTCTCGGGGATCTTTTTCTCTTACTGTAAAATTCTCTCCTCTGTTCTGAGAGTCCCCTCATCAGGTGGCATGAAtaaagccttctccacctgtggttCTCACATGGcagttgtttgtttattttacataacaGGCATTGATGTGTATCTCAGTTCAGCCATCTCACAACCTTCTAGGAAGTTTGCAGTGGCCTCAGTGATGTACACTGTGCTCActcccatgctgaaccccttcataTACAGTCTCAGGAACAAGGACATCAAAAGGGCCATGCGGAGGTTTCTCAGCAAAATGTTCTACACTTAG